In Kwoniella pini CBS 10737 chromosome 5, complete sequence, the following are encoded in one genomic region:
- a CDS encoding ATP-dependent (S)-NAD(P)H-hydrate dehydratase, with protein MASKQHAHLLSLVRSMIPPLSPKLHKGQAGRIGVLGGSGDYSGAPYFSSMGAMRFGADLAHVICEPGAGAVIKTYSPDLIVHGILDESKSMEEIKEELKGILARLHVLIVGPGLGRSQHMQNCAKVAFEIAKENDQMGVVVDADGLWLVQNEPQVVMDWPGVPRIILTPNVMEFKRLCEKSQIDPSSSPETLCPKLASALGNVTIIQKGSTDIISNGLQIPSALRLEGSDEKQGGQGDILESDTEGGLKRVGGQGDILSGSTGVLMAWGSEWVRGSYKHVGHPPPSDKGIAENIPLLAAYGASTFNRTVSKRGFEKRGRSMVTGDLVELVGPVYEELFGTPGEQEGKGKL; from the exons ATGGCATCGAAACAACATGCTCATTTGCTCTCATTAGTGAGAAGCATGATACCGCCATTATCACCGAAATTACACAAGGGTCAAGCTG GCCGAATTGGTGTTCTCGGTGGATCAGGAGA TTACTCCGGTGCACCATATTTCTCCTCGATGGGAGCTATGCGATTTGGAGCCGATTTAGCTCATGTGATTTGCGAGCCTGGAGCTGGAGCTGTCATCAAAACATA CTCGCCAGATTTGATCGTACATGGCATATTAGATGAATCGAAATCAATggaagaaatcaaagaagagCTTAAAGGTATACTAGCTAGACTT CATGTTCTGATTGTAGGACCAGGATTAGGCCGCTCGCAACATATGCAAAATTGCGCTAAAGTCGCTTTTGAGATCGCTAAAGAGAATGACCAAATGGGTGTTGTCGTAGATGCGGATGGATTGTGGCTCGTACAG AATGAACCACAAGTAGTGATGGATTGGCCTGGTGTACCTCGTATAATCCTTACTCCAAACGTAATGGAATTTAAACGACTCTGCGAGAAGTCG CAAATTGACCCATCCTCATCGCCTGAAACGCTGTGTCCTAAATTAGCTTCAGCTTTAGGAAACGTTACTATAATCCAAAAAGGATCTACAGATATTATTTCCAACGGTCTCCAGATCCCTTCCGCTCTACGACTCGAAGGTTCAGATGAGAAACAAGGTGGACAAGGCGATATACTTGAAAGCGATACGGAAGGAGGTTTGAAAAGAGTTGGTGGACAAGGTGATATACTTAGTGGAAGTACTGGTGTATTGATGGCATGGGGAAGTGAATGGGTACGAGGATCGTATAA ACATGTCGGACATCCTCCACCATCAGATAAGGGTATAGCAGAGAATATTCCCTTATTAGCTGCTTATGGTGCATCAACATTCAACAGGACAGTCTCTAAAAGAGGATTCGAAAAGAGAGGTAGAAGTATGGTGACAGGAGATTTGGTGGAATTAGTTGGACCTGTTTACGAGGAATTGTTCGGTACACCAGGCGaacaagaaggaaaaggaaaattgTGA